From the Rhodoferax mekongensis genome, one window contains:
- the catC gene encoding muconolactone Delta-isomerase, with the protein MLYLVHMTVSIPDNLPTAEADRIKAEEKAYSQNLQKSGKWPHLWRVVGEYANYSVFDVESNDELHDLLSKLPLFKFMKISVTPLAKHPSSIR; encoded by the coding sequence ATGCTTTACCTTGTCCACATGACTGTGAGCATCCCCGACAACTTGCCAACGGCTGAAGCTGATCGCATTAAGGCTGAAGAAAAGGCCTACTCTCAGAACTTACAAAAGTCAGGGAAATGGCCACACCTTTGGCGTGTCGTGGGTGAGTATGCGAACTACAGCGTTTTTGACGTTGAAAGTAACGACGAACTGCACGATTTGCTGAGCAAGTTACCACTGTTTAAATTTATGAAGATTTCGGTAACGCCCCTCGCCAAGCACCCATCTTC
- the pcaD gene encoding 3-oxoadipate enol-lactonase has protein sequence MEQQLNTARGDFRIALSGEASLPALLLSNSLGTTLEMWKPQVDELSKNFHVIRYDTRGHGGSPITAGPYEFKDLGEDVLAIMDALEVDRGMFCGLSMGGHTGLWLAIHAAERFQAIAVCNSAARIGTVDGWRERAAYLRQGGVSGMHDLAKSAPSRWFTDQFIAGSPDIVKQMQQGLENVSPEGYAACCDALATSDLRGDLPAINTPMLFLAGLSDPVTTLLDAQQMQCLVSTSQLKTIAASHLSNIEAPHEFTNIVSSFLSQQKFSN, from the coding sequence ATGGAACAACAACTCAATACAGCCAGAGGCGACTTTCGAATTGCGTTAAGTGGTGAAGCTTCATTGCCTGCTCTCCTCCTCAGCAATTCATTGGGTACAACTCTTGAGATGTGGAAGCCCCAGGTGGACGAACTTTCAAAGAACTTCCACGTCATTCGCTATGACACACGCGGCCATGGGGGCAGCCCCATCACAGCCGGCCCTTATGAATTCAAAGACTTGGGAGAGGACGTGCTTGCCATCATGGACGCACTTGAAGTCGACCGCGGGATGTTCTGCGGACTATCAATGGGGGGCCACACCGGTTTGTGGCTTGCAATCCACGCTGCTGAGAGATTTCAAGCAATTGCAGTTTGCAACAGCGCTGCGCGAATTGGTACGGTCGATGGATGGAGAGAACGCGCTGCGTACCTCCGGCAGGGTGGCGTTTCGGGTATGCATGATTTGGCAAAGTCCGCGCCCAGCCGGTGGTTTACCGATCAATTTATTGCCGGAAGTCCTGACATCGTGAAGCAAATGCAACAAGGCTTGGAGAATGTTTCTCCAGAGGGCTACGCAGCTTGTTGCGACGCCCTTGCGACCTCGGACTTGCGGGGTGACCTCCCCGCCATCAATACCCCCATGTTGTTCTTAGCAGGACTCTCAGATCCTGTGACTACCCTGTTGGACGCCCAACAAATGCAGTGTCTGGTTAGCACTTCACAACTGAAGACTATCGCAGCGTCACATCTCTCCAATATCGAAGCACCTCACGAATTTACAAACATCGTGTCGAGCTTTTTGAGTCAACAGAAATTTTCTAACTAG
- a CDS encoding ABC transporter ATP-binding protein, which produces MTVNDFLVDAKGLHAWYSSSHVLHGIDIQIARGQTVGLLGRNGMGKSTLIRTLLGHVTQREGNITLFGQDASKFQPHQVARLGVAYVPEGRGVFPNLTVRENLLMSARPGQDGRNDWTYERVLETFPRLAERLGNMGNQLSGGEQQMVSIGRALMTHPELIILDEATEGLAPLIVNEIWNVISNIRDSGIATLIVDRDYRRVLAHSDSAIVLQKGLVELSGSAEHVASDSALTKLLGV; this is translated from the coding sequence ATGACAGTAAACGACTTTCTTGTTGACGCGAAAGGTCTACACGCTTGGTACTCATCTAGCCATGTACTGCATGGGATCGACATCCAAATTGCGCGTGGACAGACTGTGGGGCTGCTTGGCCGTAACGGAATGGGAAAAAGCACACTCATTCGCACACTACTGGGCCATGTCACGCAACGCGAGGGCAACATCACCTTGTTTGGCCAAGACGCGTCCAAATTCCAGCCACACCAAGTGGCGCGACTGGGTGTCGCCTATGTACCTGAGGGCCGCGGTGTATTTCCGAATCTGACGGTGCGTGAGAATTTGTTGATGTCCGCTCGCCCTGGACAGGATGGTCGCAATGATTGGACGTATGAACGAGTCTTGGAAACTTTTCCTCGTCTTGCAGAGCGACTCGGGAATATGGGCAATCAACTCTCAGGCGGAGAACAGCAAATGGTGTCCATAGGCCGCGCCTTGATGACCCACCCGGAGCTCATTATTTTGGACGAAGCAACGGAAGGCTTGGCACCACTGATCGTGAATGAGATCTGGAATGTGATCTCCAACATTCGTGACAGTGGTATCGCTACGCTAATCGTGGACCGAGACTACCGACGCGTGCTGGCACACAGTGACTCCGCAATTGTTTTGCAAAAAGGTTTAGTAGAGCTCTCTGGCTCTGCAGAACATGTTGCCTCGGACTCAGCGTTGACCAAATTACTTGGTGTCTGA
- a CDS encoding ABC transporter ATP-binding protein — protein MKQKEILLRGLNMTRRWGGLVAVNDVSIDLERGTIHSVIGTNGAGKSTLINMLSGEFGPSSGSVELLGQDVTTWPQARRARAGLGRSYQRNTIYPTFTVFENCRLAAQANVQKPWQWWKAADTCSASTNAAKDAIERAGLEHMQERLAGMLSHGQKRQLEIAMCLATKPQVLLLDEPLAGMGADETERMLKLLDTLRKDHAILLVEHDMDAVFRVADLITVMVNGTKIASGSVEFIRNSPEVRAAYLGEGH, from the coding sequence ATGAAGCAAAAAGAAATCCTCCTACGCGGCTTGAATATGACCCGACGCTGGGGTGGTCTGGTCGCTGTCAACGATGTCTCCATAGACCTGGAACGCGGCACCATACATTCAGTAATTGGAACAAACGGCGCTGGGAAGTCGACACTGATCAACATGTTGTCAGGTGAATTTGGCCCCTCCAGTGGGTCGGTCGAACTGCTGGGCCAAGATGTGACGACATGGCCACAAGCCCGTCGAGCGCGCGCTGGCCTTGGACGCAGCTACCAGAGGAACACCATTTACCCAACCTTCACGGTGTTCGAAAACTGCCGCTTAGCTGCGCAAGCGAATGTCCAGAAACCCTGGCAATGGTGGAAAGCTGCTGATACCTGCTCGGCAAGCACCAATGCGGCAAAAGATGCCATCGAACGAGCGGGTCTGGAACACATGCAAGAAAGACTAGCTGGCATGTTGTCACATGGTCAGAAGCGTCAACTTGAGATTGCCATGTGCTTGGCTACAAAACCTCAGGTTCTATTGCTAGATGAGCCACTCGCTGGCATGGGTGCAGATGAGACCGAGCGAATGTTGAAGTTGCTGGACACACTGCGAAAAGACCATGCGATTTTGTTGGTGGAGCATGACATGGACGCTGTGTTCCGCGTCGCTGACCTGATCACGGTGATGGTCAACGGCACAAAGATCGCTTCAGGCAGCGTTGAATTTATTCGCAACAGCCCAGAAGTTCGAGCAGCCTACCTTGGAGAGGGGCACTGA
- a CDS encoding branched-chain amino acid ABC transporter permease → MNQIEKSKWAFMAAFFAILTAIPHFSGNFGIDLVNKIMIYAIFALSLELLVGGTGLVCFGQAAFFGIGAYIAVLLSPESASASLLWLLPAAVFAAGLYALVVGSLSLRTKGVYFIMVTLAFAQMAYFVVHDTPLGGGSDGIYLNVKPQLANLIRLDSPLAMYYFTLACLVLVFIFLAVLLRSRFGRALAGIRVNEQRMRATGFSTYPYKLAAFTLSGAIAGLAGFLFAVKDGFVNPEMMSWHLSGAVLVMIILGGLGHLRGALIGAFAFALLQEFFKAEAIFGDFAKHWHLGLGLSIIAAVALLPHGLVDLPAQLRSRLTGVLSGNAGSDGSAMPKG, encoded by the coding sequence ATGAATCAAATAGAGAAATCCAAATGGGCCTTTATGGCTGCGTTCTTTGCCATCCTGACCGCCATCCCCCACTTCAGCGGCAACTTTGGCATTGATCTGGTCAACAAGATCATGATTTACGCCATCTTCGCTCTCAGTCTCGAATTGTTGGTGGGAGGTACTGGACTGGTCTGCTTTGGGCAAGCCGCATTTTTCGGTATAGGGGCGTACATCGCTGTACTTCTTTCGCCGGAATCGGCGTCTGCATCACTGCTCTGGCTCTTGCCTGCTGCGGTTTTTGCCGCCGGTCTGTACGCGCTGGTTGTTGGCTCGTTGTCACTGCGGACAAAGGGCGTGTACTTCATCATGGTCACGCTGGCATTTGCCCAGATGGCTTACTTTGTCGTGCACGACACACCCTTAGGTGGTGGTTCTGATGGGATATATCTGAACGTGAAACCGCAGCTGGCAAATCTGATTCGACTGGACTCTCCTCTGGCCATGTACTACTTTACGCTGGCCTGCCTAGTGCTCGTTTTTATCTTCCTGGCGGTGTTGTTACGTTCCCGCTTTGGAAGGGCATTGGCAGGTATACGCGTGAATGAACAACGGATGCGTGCAACAGGATTCTCAACCTACCCCTACAAACTAGCTGCTTTCACCTTGTCGGGCGCCATTGCAGGATTGGCAGGTTTTCTGTTCGCAGTGAAGGACGGATTTGTTAATCCTGAAATGATGAGCTGGCACCTGTCGGGAGCAGTGCTGGTCATGATCATCCTTGGTGGACTCGGCCATTTGCGCGGCGCACTGATTGGTGCATTCGCCTTTGCCCTGCTCCAAGAATTCTTCAAGGCAGAGGCAATTTTTGGTGATTTTGCAAAACACTGGCATCTGGGCTTGGGGTTGAGCATCATTGCTGCGGTAGCCCTTTTGCCGCATGGGTTGGTGGACTTGCCAGCGCAATTGCGAAGCCGCTTGACCGGTGTCCTGTCAGGCAATGCAGGATCAGACGGTTCAGCCATGCCGAAGGGATAA
- a CDS encoding branched-chain amino acid ABC transporter permease: MDITTFLIQCLNAVQYGLLLFLVASGLTLIFGIMGVINLAHGSFYMIGAYMAFALTPIVSSVFGGGFFAVLLVGVVLSVLLGYVLEWAFYSYLYNREHLQQVLMTYGLILVFEELRSLLVGDDVHGVQVPDILAGTLQLGDMMTYPVYRLFVSAVCLALAVGMYLVFTRTRLGMMIRAGASNREMVQSLGIDIQFLYRVVFAAGVAIAALAGMVAAPVSSVYPGMGSQVLIICFVVVVIGGIGSIKGAFVAALMIGVVDTFGKVFLPQASGVLVYLLMAGILLWKPDGLFKAG; this comes from the coding sequence ATGGACATAACCACCTTTTTAATTCAATGCCTGAACGCGGTGCAGTACGGCTTATTGCTGTTTCTGGTTGCCTCTGGCTTGACCCTCATATTCGGCATCATGGGCGTGATCAATCTCGCGCATGGCAGCTTCTACATGATTGGCGCCTACATGGCGTTTGCCCTTACGCCTATTGTGAGCTCTGTTTTCGGGGGAGGCTTCTTTGCGGTCCTACTCGTGGGCGTCGTCCTCTCAGTGTTGCTTGGCTATGTGCTGGAGTGGGCCTTTTACAGCTACCTCTACAACCGGGAGCACCTCCAGCAAGTGCTGATGACTTACGGTTTGATTCTGGTCTTCGAGGAATTGCGCAGTCTGTTGGTGGGTGATGATGTCCACGGTGTTCAGGTACCCGACATCTTGGCCGGAACTCTGCAACTGGGGGACATGATGACTTACCCGGTGTACCGGCTGTTTGTCTCCGCCGTCTGTTTGGCACTCGCTGTGGGGATGTACCTTGTCTTCACCCGAACCCGACTGGGCATGATGATTCGAGCAGGTGCCAGCAACCGCGAGATGGTTCAGTCTCTTGGCATCGACATCCAGTTTCTCTACCGAGTGGTGTTTGCGGCGGGTGTTGCGATCGCCGCGTTGGCAGGAATGGTCGCCGCTCCAGTGTCATCTGTGTATCCCGGGATGGGTAGCCAGGTTTTGATCATCTGTTTTGTTGTGGTCGTGATTGGTGGCATTGGCTCCATCAAGGGCGCTTTTGTCGCCGCACTGATGATCGGTGTGGTCGATACCTTCGGCAAGGTTTTCCTGCCTCAAGCTTCCGGTGTGTTGGTGTACCTGCTAATGGCGGGCATCCTCCTCTGGAAGCCTGATGGTCTATTCAAAGCGGGCTGA
- a CDS encoding ABC transporter substrate-binding protein, whose amino-acid sequence MFTFNTYRFTLIAAAAALAIPASYAQAPAKLKVGFMLPATGTFAALGTAIENGFRLYLNEQGGKLGGREVEFFKVDDESDPSKAIDNVNKLIKRDNVDVLIGSVHSGVAMAMARVAKSSGTLMINPNGGADAITGSMCAVNIFRSSFSNWQPGFAIGQAMAAKGHKTAATITWKYAAGDEMAKGFKEGFEKAGGKVTKELNLPFPNVEFQALLTEIASAKPDAVFSFFAGGGAVKFVKDYDSAGLKKGIPLFGTGFLTDGTLDAQGSSAQGVLTSLHYADGLNTPRDNAFRLAYAKTFKMQPDVYAVQGYDAAQMLGVGLAAVKGDAKNTEGFAAALVKATIDSPRGKFTISKAHNPIQNMYLREVSGKENKVVGIASKSLEDPATGCNL is encoded by the coding sequence ATGTTCACTTTCAACACCTATCGTTTCACCCTCATCGCTGCAGCCGCCGCACTGGCTATTCCAGCTTCATACGCTCAGGCACCTGCAAAGCTAAAGGTGGGTTTCATGTTGCCAGCAACCGGAACCTTTGCGGCTCTGGGTACTGCCATTGAAAATGGCTTCCGGCTCTACCTCAATGAGCAAGGCGGAAAGCTCGGTGGTCGCGAAGTCGAGTTTTTCAAAGTAGACGACGAGTCTGATCCGTCCAAAGCCATCGACAACGTCAACAAACTCATCAAGCGTGACAACGTCGATGTACTCATTGGAAGCGTTCACTCTGGCGTGGCAATGGCCATGGCACGTGTGGCGAAAAGCTCTGGAACCTTGATGATTAATCCTAACGGTGGAGCGGACGCCATCACCGGTTCGATGTGTGCCGTCAACATCTTCCGCAGCAGCTTCAGCAACTGGCAGCCCGGTTTTGCCATCGGACAGGCCATGGCTGCCAAGGGTCACAAAACTGCAGCAACCATCACTTGGAAATATGCTGCCGGCGATGAAATGGCCAAAGGCTTTAAAGAGGGCTTTGAAAAAGCAGGCGGAAAGGTCACGAAAGAGTTAAACCTTCCCTTTCCGAACGTTGAGTTTCAAGCACTGCTGACTGAAATCGCGTCGGCAAAACCAGATGCAGTGTTTTCATTCTTCGCGGGGGGAGGTGCCGTGAAGTTTGTTAAAGATTACGACAGTGCTGGACTGAAAAAAGGCATCCCACTCTTTGGCACAGGGTTCCTGACAGATGGCACTCTAGACGCACAAGGCAGCTCTGCCCAAGGGGTGCTCACGTCATTGCACTATGCGGACGGGCTGAACACACCACGCGACAACGCCTTCCGCCTGGCTTACGCAAAAACATTCAAGATGCAGCCAGATGTTTACGCCGTGCAGGGTTACGACGCTGCCCAAATGCTGGGGGTTGGGTTAGCAGCTGTTAAAGGTGACGCAAAGAACACAGAAGGATTTGCAGCAGCGCTTGTCAAAGCCACCATCGACAGCCCCCGCGGTAAGTTCACGATTTCCAAAGCGCACAACCCGATCCAAAACATGTATTTGCGCGAAGTGTCCGGCAAAGAAAACAAAGTCGTGGGTATTGCAAGCAAATCTTTGGAAGACCCCGCTACCGGCTGCAATCTGTAA
- the benD gene encoding benzoate diol dehydrogenase BenD, producing the protein MNTEFEGKVMLITGAAQGIGERVAELAAARGARLALVDRSPIIQSLRERLSAFAEVIAIEADLEQFEGAEQAAERTHKAFGRIDILVNNVGGTIWTKPFEHYEPKEVEAEIRRSLFPTLWCCRAVLPYMLKKKKGAIVNVSSIATRSVNRVPYGAAKGGVNALTACLAFENGERGIRINAVAPGGTEAPPRRIPRNTSRLGRKDKAWYQEIVDQTVSSTLMKRYGTLDEQAEAILFLASDRSSYITGTVLPVGGGDQG; encoded by the coding sequence ATGAATACAGAATTTGAAGGCAAAGTGATGTTGATCACAGGCGCCGCACAAGGCATAGGTGAGCGCGTTGCCGAACTTGCCGCAGCTCGTGGTGCACGGCTAGCTCTAGTAGACAGATCACCCATCATACAAAGTCTGCGTGAACGGCTCTCGGCATTTGCAGAGGTCATTGCCATAGAAGCCGATCTGGAGCAATTCGAAGGTGCAGAACAAGCCGCGGAACGCACCCATAAAGCGTTTGGGAGGATTGACATCCTTGTGAACAACGTGGGCGGGACGATTTGGACGAAACCATTTGAGCACTATGAGCCCAAAGAAGTTGAGGCTGAAATACGTCGCTCTCTGTTTCCCACACTGTGGTGTTGTCGAGCGGTTCTGCCGTACATGCTGAAGAAGAAAAAAGGCGCAATTGTCAATGTGTCTTCTATCGCCACACGAAGCGTCAATCGCGTTCCCTATGGGGCAGCGAAAGGCGGGGTCAATGCATTGACAGCCTGCTTGGCTTTCGAAAACGGCGAACGGGGAATCCGCATCAATGCGGTTGCACCTGGCGGTACTGAAGCACCACCCCGCCGGATACCTCGCAACACATCCCGTCTCGGTCGGAAAGACAAGGCGTGGTACCAAGAGATCGTTGATCAAACTGTTTCAAGCACTTTGATGAAGCGCTATGGAACGCTTGATGAGCAGGCTGAAGCCATCCTGTTTCTCGCATCGGACCGTTCGTCTTACATCACGGGGACGGTACTTCCCGTCGGTGGTGGCGACCAAGGCTGA
- the benC gene encoding benzoate 1,2-dioxygenase electron transfer component BenC: MTTYRIALNFEDGVTRFVDCSAQEKVLDCAFRHRINLPMDCSDGVCGTCKCRAESGTYDLGDEYIEEALTQDEAEKGLVLTCQMVPRSDCVISVPVPSTACKTGTGSFPATLADISRLGEAAYELALDVPSESTGFLPGQYVNIDVPGSGQHRSYSFSSSPGNSRMTFLIKQVNGGLMSSWLSSATEKEALTLTGPMGSFYLRSVTRPLLFLAGGTGLAPFLSMLSVLQEQPANHKIHLIYGVTRDQDLVLVERLAEFAQSMPHFTFTTCVADSQTRHERQGFVTQYMRPEYLHDGAVDVYLCGPPPMVEAVQKHFKTIALEPSNFYYEKFTPNATTAPLEKAA; encoded by the coding sequence ATGACCACCTATCGCATCGCCTTGAATTTCGAAGATGGCGTGACTCGCTTCGTGGATTGCAGCGCCCAGGAAAAGGTACTCGACTGTGCATTCCGGCATCGCATCAATCTGCCCATGGACTGTTCAGATGGCGTATGCGGAACCTGCAAATGCCGTGCGGAGAGCGGCACCTATGACCTCGGTGATGAATACATTGAGGAGGCGCTGACCCAAGATGAGGCAGAGAAAGGTCTGGTCCTCACCTGTCAAATGGTTCCTCGCTCTGACTGCGTCATATCTGTGCCGGTTCCATCCACTGCGTGCAAAACTGGTACCGGGAGCTTCCCAGCGACGCTTGCTGACATATCCCGACTAGGAGAAGCCGCTTACGAATTGGCACTAGACGTGCCAAGTGAATCGACTGGCTTTCTTCCTGGTCAATACGTCAATATTGACGTACCTGGAAGCGGACAGCACCGTTCGTATTCGTTCAGTTCTTCCCCGGGTAACTCACGAATGACCTTCTTGATCAAGCAGGTCAACGGAGGCTTGATGAGTTCTTGGCTGTCCAGTGCCACTGAAAAGGAGGCCCTGACACTAACTGGACCCATGGGCAGTTTCTATCTTAGAAGCGTGACACGCCCACTACTTTTCTTGGCAGGTGGCACTGGGCTCGCTCCATTTCTGTCGATGCTGTCAGTCCTTCAGGAACAACCGGCAAATCACAAGATCCATTTGATATACGGCGTCACGCGTGACCAAGACCTTGTCTTAGTTGAACGCTTGGCTGAGTTTGCTCAATCGATGCCTCATTTCACCTTCACCACGTGTGTCGCAGACAGCCAAACCCGTCATGAGCGACAGGGCTTTGTTACCCAGTACATGCGGCCCGAGTACCTGCACGACGGTGCAGTGGACGTCTATCTATGTGGCCCGCCCCCCATGGTGGAGGCAGTTCAGAAGCACTTCAAGACCATCGCATTGGAGCCTTCGAATTTCTATTACGAGAAGTTCACCCCTAACGCCACAACAGCCCCTTTGGAGAAAGCAGCATGA
- the benB gene encoding benzoate 1,2-dioxygenase small subunit, with product MNQHYNAVCAFLYREARFLDDREWESWLALYAPDAEYWMPAWDDDDQLTNDPHGQISLIYYPNRNGLEDRVFRIKTERSSASMPEPRTNHMITNVEVLADNGDSLEVRYNLHTLSHRYKATDHFFGSIFVTLKLVEGGDFQIIRKKIILKNDYIRQVIDVYHI from the coding sequence ATGAACCAGCACTACAACGCCGTATGTGCATTTCTGTACCGGGAAGCTCGCTTTCTTGACGATCGTGAATGGGAATCCTGGCTGGCACTTTACGCACCCGACGCCGAATACTGGATGCCTGCATGGGATGACGACGATCAACTCACGAACGATCCACATGGCCAGATCTCATTGATCTATTACCCAAACCGGAACGGCTTGGAGGATCGTGTGTTCCGCATCAAGACGGAACGCTCGAGTGCCTCCATGCCCGAACCGCGCACGAACCACATGATCACCAACGTGGAGGTTTTGGCCGATAACGGTGACTCACTTGAGGTTCGTTACAACCTGCATACGCTCAGTCACCGGTACAAGGCTACGGATCACTTCTTCGGTTCGATTTTCGTGACGCTCAAGCTGGTCGAGGGCGGTGATTTTCAGATCATTCGCAAGAAGATCATTTTGAAAAATGACTACATCCGTCAAGTCATTGACGTGTATCACATCTAA
- a CDS encoding Rieske 2Fe-2S domain-containing protein — protein MTTTVSVDKYADVEKLLNTALQDDKENGVFRCRRDIFTDPDLFELEMKHIFEGNWVYLAHESQIPEINDYFTTYIGRQPIVITRGKDGNLNAVINACAHRGAMLCRRKHGNKGSFTCPFHGWTFANTGKLLKVKDEKTTEYPIQFNTGGSHDLKKVARFESYKGFLFGSLNADVQPLQDFLGETKVVIDQIVEQAPHGLEVLRGNSTYTYDGNWKLQMENGSDGYHVSSVHWNYAATMGRRKDGGTKAVDANGWSKSVGGVYGFENGHILLWTKTMNPEVRPIFGHKEELKERLGEAKADLIVNQTRNLCLYPNVYLMDQFSTQIRVTRPISVDQTEITIYCFAPKGESADDRATRIRQYEDFFNVSGMGTADDLEEFRSCQTGYAGKAAPWNDLSRGAPLWVHGPDDNARTMGMKPLISGGRSEDEGLFVCQHDYWAQTMRKALEEEREGAKA, from the coding sequence ATGACCACAACCGTATCCGTCGATAAATATGCCGACGTTGAAAAGCTGTTGAACACGGCCTTGCAGGACGACAAGGAAAACGGCGTTTTCCGCTGCCGACGCGACATCTTCACTGATCCAGATCTCTTTGAACTGGAGATGAAGCACATCTTTGAAGGCAACTGGGTGTACTTGGCGCACGAAAGCCAGATACCTGAGATCAACGACTACTTCACCACTTACATCGGCCGCCAACCTATCGTCATCACGCGCGGCAAAGATGGAAATCTGAATGCAGTTATCAATGCTTGTGCTCATAGGGGTGCCATGTTGTGCCGGCGCAAACACGGCAACAAAGGTAGTTTCACTTGCCCGTTCCATGGATGGACATTTGCCAACACGGGGAAGCTACTGAAGGTCAAAGATGAAAAGACCACGGAGTACCCCATTCAGTTCAATACCGGGGGCTCACACGACCTGAAGAAGGTCGCTCGTTTTGAAAGCTACAAAGGCTTTTTGTTTGGGAGCTTGAACGCTGACGTCCAACCACTGCAGGACTTCCTGGGTGAAACAAAGGTTGTGATCGATCAAATCGTCGAGCAGGCTCCTCACGGCTTGGAAGTGCTTCGCGGTAACTCTACTTACACCTACGACGGCAACTGGAAACTCCAGATGGAGAACGGAAGCGATGGTTATCACGTCAGCTCCGTGCACTGGAACTACGCTGCCACGATGGGACGCCGCAAAGACGGAGGCACCAAAGCCGTGGATGCCAACGGTTGGAGCAAAAGCGTTGGCGGGGTCTATGGGTTTGAGAACGGCCACATTTTGTTGTGGACCAAAACCATGAATCCAGAAGTGCGTCCGATCTTTGGTCACAAAGAAGAATTGAAAGAACGTCTCGGTGAAGCCAAGGCGGATCTGATTGTGAATCAGACCCGAAACCTGTGCCTCTATCCCAACGTCTACTTGATGGATCAGTTCTCCACGCAGATCCGCGTGACACGCCCCATCAGTGTTGATCAGACAGAAATCACCATTTATTGCTTTGCCCCCAAAGGTGAAAGTGCTGACGACCGAGCAACACGTATCCGCCAATACGAAGACTTCTTCAATGTTTCGGGAATGGGTACCGCCGACGACCTGGAGGAATTCCGCTCGTGCCAGACAGGCTACGCCGGGAAAGCTGCACCCTGGAATGACTTAAGCCGAGGTGCCCCCTTGTGGGTGCATGGACCTGACGATAACGCCCGAACCATGGGGATGAAGCCCCTTATCAGCGGTGGTCGCAGCGAGGACGAAGGGCTGTTTGTCTGTCAACACGACTATTGGGCGCAAACCATGCGCAAGGCATTGGAAGAAGAACGTGAAGGAGCAAAGGCATGA
- the catA gene encoding catechol 1,2-dioxygenase: MTVAIFNTSEVQDFLKLASGMTQKGGNPRTKTIVHRILSDLFKAIEDLDITSDEYWAGIAYLNQLGARSEAGLLSPGLGLDRYFDMRMDAEDAAIGIVNGTPRTIEGPLYVAGAPVAQGFARLDDGSDTAGKTLIMHGTVFDASGKPAAGATVEVWHANTKGFYSHFDPTGEQKPFNMRRTIVTDAQGRYKFQSIVPVGYGCPPDGPTQALLNQIGRHGNRPAHIHFFVSADGHRKLTTQINIDGDPLVNDDFAYATREGLVPPLVERKDAASIKANGLSAPFAEIEFDITLSALVDGVDNQLVDRPRMAA; encoded by the coding sequence ATGACCGTAGCAATCTTTAATACATCTGAAGTTCAAGACTTCCTGAAACTGGCAAGTGGAATGACGCAAAAAGGCGGCAATCCTCGAACCAAGACGATCGTTCACCGGATCCTTTCGGACTTGTTCAAGGCGATCGAAGATCTGGACATCACTTCGGATGAATACTGGGCAGGCATCGCATATTTGAACCAACTTGGCGCGCGCAGCGAGGCTGGCTTGTTGTCCCCCGGATTGGGCTTGGACCGTTATTTCGATATGCGCATGGATGCAGAAGATGCTGCTATTGGCATCGTGAACGGAACACCTCGGACTATTGAAGGACCACTGTACGTGGCAGGCGCACCAGTAGCCCAAGGATTTGCCCGGCTGGACGATGGCAGTGATACGGCTGGCAAAACGCTGATCATGCATGGCACTGTGTTCGATGCGAGCGGCAAGCCGGCCGCTGGGGCAACAGTGGAGGTGTGGCACGCAAACACCAAAGGCTTCTACTCCCATTTTGATCCTACAGGCGAGCAAAAACCCTTCAATATGCGCCGCACGATCGTGACGGACGCTCAGGGTCGTTACAAGTTTCAAAGCATTGTTCCAGTCGGCTATGGCTGCCCACCGGATGGTCCGACCCAAGCTTTGCTCAACCAAATCGGTCGCCATGGCAATCGTCCCGCTCACATTCATTTCTTTGTCTCTGCAGATGGCCATCGCAAGCTGACTACCCAAATCAATATCGATGGCGATCCATTGGTGAATGATGACTTTGCTTATGCAACCCGGGAAGGACTGGTTCCCCCATTGGTGGAACGCAAAGATGCCGCAAGCATCAAGGCAAATGGCCTGAGCGCACCTTTCGCAGAGATCGAGTTCGACATCACTCTCAGCGCTTTGGTTGACGGCGTGGACAACCAGCTTGTCGACCGCCCTCGCATGGCAGCCTGA